One Hevea brasiliensis isolate MT/VB/25A 57/8 chromosome 5, ASM3005281v1, whole genome shotgun sequence genomic region harbors:
- the LOC110661445 gene encoding GDSL esterase/lipase At5g33370 isoform X1 — protein sequence MANSILLSSILLALVTTIGTLAPQAEARAFFVFGDSRVDHGNNNYLLTTARADSPPYGIDFPTHQPTGRFSNGLSIPDFIIFVGQALGTEFLLPYLSPKLTGKKLLMGANFASAGIGILNDTGVQFVNILRMFQQFEYFQEYQQRVAAIIEAKQTKKLVNEALVLITVGGNDFVSNYYLVPNSLRSQQYSVPNYVKFIIPEYRKLLQRQYDLRARRVLVTGTGPMGCAPAELALRSRNGKCSPELQQAAALYNPQLTAMIKNLNEQYGSDIFIAANTGQMKANFFSNPQAFGFTTSKVACCGQGPYNGLGLCTSASNLCSNRDEYMFWDPFHPSERANRLIVQQILNGSTKYMNPMNLSTILALDSRT from the exons ATGGCAAATTCAATTCTCTTATCCTCAATCTTGTTAGCTCTAGTTACGACAATTGGTACTCTTGCTCCTCAAGCTGAGGCTAGAGCCTTCTTTGTGTTTGGAGATTCACGAGTTGATCATGGCAACAACAATTACCTACTCACCACTGCACGGGCAGACTCTCCACCTTATGGCATTGATTTTCCGACTCATCAACCAACTGGCCGATTCTCTAATGGGCTTAGCATCCCTGATTTTATCA TTTTTGTAGGTCAAGCACTTGGCACGGAGTTCCTATTGCCATACTTGAGTCCAAAGCTCACTGGAAAGAAGCTACTTATGGGTGCCAATTTTGCCTCTGCTGGAATTGGAATCCTCAATGATACTGGAGTTCAATTT GTAAACATACTCAGAATGTTTCAACAATTTGAGTACTTTCAAGAATATCAACAGCGAGTAGCTGCTATCATTGAAGCTAAGCAGACCAAGAAACTTGTTAATGAGGCTCTTGTGCTTATCACAGTTGGTGGCAATGATTTTGTTAGCAACTATTACTTGGTGCCTAACTCTTTAAGGTCTCAGCAGTATTCAGTACCAAATTATGTGAAATTTATCATTCCTGAGTACAGAAAACTTCTTCAGAGACAATATGATCTTAGAGCACGGAGGGTTCTTGTAACAGGGACAGGTCCAATGGGTTGTGCCCCTGCAGAATTGGCCTTAAGGAGCAGAAATGGGAAATGCTCACCTGAACTGCAACAAGCTGCTGCTTTGTACAATCCTCAACTCACTGCAATGATTAAAAATCTCAACGAACAATATGGTTCAGACATCTTTATTGCTGCAAATACAGGCCAAATGAAAGCTAACTTTTTCAGTAATCCTCAAGCATTTG GATTTACCACATCAAAGGTAGCTTGTTGCGGGCAAGGACCTTATAATGGACTAGGACTATGCACATCAGCGTCAAACTTGTGCTCTAACAGGGATGAATATATGTTTTGGGATCCATTCCACCCATCAGAGAGGGCAAACAGACTCATTGTTCAACAAATCCTGAATGGCTCGACCAAATACATGAACCCCATGAACCTTAGCACCATCTTGGCCTTAGACTCCAGGACCTAA
- the LOC110661446 gene encoding GDSL esterase/lipase At5g33370-like, producing MGRAVEVILESVQFLQLQPNYAGHMLTYIGDSKSEPPSSKPAVCIYYANLSYIRPSLFFFYPYCIKIQELYCIVVYYCSLTLPMSIISPVGSSWVNLGIVLAMRTFALQADARAFFVFGDSLVDSGNNYLATTAHADSPPYGIDYPTHRPTGRFSNGLNIPDILSEHIGSEPALPNLSPELRGQKLLVGASFASAGIGILNDTGIQFLNIIRMYQQLEYFQQYQQRVQALIRAARTLKLVNKALVLITVGGNDFVNNYYLVPSSARSCQYDLPDYVKFLISEYRKLLMRLYELGARRVLVTGTGALGCVPAELAMRNTNGGCSAELQRAASLYNPQLVQMLNELNRKIGRQVFIRINTRQMNLDFITHPEAYGFSTSKIACCGQGPYNVIGLCTIFSNLCSDREPYAFWDPFHPSEKANRIIVDQIMTGSTDYMTPMNLSTIMTLDSRT from the exons ATGGGAAGGGCGGTGGAAGTAATTCTTGAATCTGTGCAGTTCCTTCAACTGCAGCCCAATTATGCAGGCCACATG CTTACCTACATTGGTGACTCAAAATCTGAACCTCCTAGCTCCAAACCTGCAGTTTGTATCTACTATGCTAATTT AAGCTATATAAGGCCATCCTTATTCTTTTTTTATCCATATTGCATAAAAATCCAAGAGTTGTACTGTATAGTTGTTTACTATTGTTCTTTAACCCTGCCAATGTCCATTATTTCACCTGTTGGCAGTTCTTGGGTGAATTTAGGAATTGTATTGGCAATGAGAACCTTTGCACTCCAAGCTGATGCGAGAGCTTTCTTTGTGTTTGGTGATTCACTAGTTGATAGTGGCAACAACTACCTTGCAACGACTGCTCATGCTGATTCACCCCCTTATGGGATTGATTATCCTACACATCGACCTACTGGCCGTTTCTCTAATGGCCTAAACATCCCCGACATTCTCA GTGAGCATATTGGCTCAGAACCTGCATTGCCAAATCTGAGTCCCGAGCTGAGAGGACAGAAGCTACTTGTAGGTGCTAGCTTTGCTTCTGCTGGAATTGGAATTCTCAATGACACTGGAATACAATTT CTAAATATCATAAGAATGTATCAGCAATTGGAGTACTTCCAGCAGTATCAGCAAAGAGTACAAGCCCTTATCAGAGCTGCACGAACCCTGAAACTTGTCAACAAAGCACTTGTCCTCATCACTGTCGGAGGCAATGATTTTGTTAACAACTACTACTTGGTTCCCTCTTCTGCAAGGTCTTGCCAATATGATTTGCCAGATTATGTTAAATTTCTGATTTCAGAGTACCGAAAACTGTTAATG AGGCTGTATGAACTAGGAGCACGCCGAGTTCTTGTGACAGGTACTGGAGCACTGGGTTGTGTTCCTGCAGAATTGGCTATGCGGAACACTAATGGTGGATGCTCAGCTGAACTACAAAGAGCTGCATCCTTATATAATCCACAGCTTGTTCAAATGCTAAATGAACTCAACAGAAAAATTGGCAGACAAGTATTTATCCGCATAAACACTCGACAAATGAACTTGGATTTCATCACTCATCCTGAAGCATATG GATTCAGCACATCAAAGATAGCATGCTGCGGCCAAGGACCATATAACGTCATTGGACTGTGCACAATATTCTCAAACTTGTGCAGTGATCGAGAGCCCTATGCATTTTGGGATCCATTTCATCCATCAGAAAAGGCAAACAGAATTATTGTAGATCAGATTATGACTGGCTCCACTGATTACATGACACCCATGAATCTTAGCACTATCATGACCTTGGATTCCAGGACCTGA
- the LOC110661445 gene encoding GDSL esterase/lipase At5g33370 isoform X2: protein MANSILLSSILLALVTTIGTLAPQAEARAFFVFGDSRVDHGNNNYLLTTARADSPPYGIDFPTHQPTGRFSNGLSIPDFISQALGTEFLLPYLSPKLTGKKLLMGANFASAGIGILNDTGVQFVNILRMFQQFEYFQEYQQRVAAIIEAKQTKKLVNEALVLITVGGNDFVSNYYLVPNSLRSQQYSVPNYVKFIIPEYRKLLQRQYDLRARRVLVTGTGPMGCAPAELALRSRNGKCSPELQQAAALYNPQLTAMIKNLNEQYGSDIFIAANTGQMKANFFSNPQAFGFTTSKVACCGQGPYNGLGLCTSASNLCSNRDEYMFWDPFHPSERANRLIVQQILNGSTKYMNPMNLSTILALDSRT from the exons ATGGCAAATTCAATTCTCTTATCCTCAATCTTGTTAGCTCTAGTTACGACAATTGGTACTCTTGCTCCTCAAGCTGAGGCTAGAGCCTTCTTTGTGTTTGGAGATTCACGAGTTGATCATGGCAACAACAATTACCTACTCACCACTGCACGGGCAGACTCTCCACCTTATGGCATTGATTTTCCGACTCATCAACCAACTGGCCGATTCTCTAATGGGCTTAGCATCCCTGATTTTATCA GTCAAGCACTTGGCACGGAGTTCCTATTGCCATACTTGAGTCCAAAGCTCACTGGAAAGAAGCTACTTATGGGTGCCAATTTTGCCTCTGCTGGAATTGGAATCCTCAATGATACTGGAGTTCAATTT GTAAACATACTCAGAATGTTTCAACAATTTGAGTACTTTCAAGAATATCAACAGCGAGTAGCTGCTATCATTGAAGCTAAGCAGACCAAGAAACTTGTTAATGAGGCTCTTGTGCTTATCACAGTTGGTGGCAATGATTTTGTTAGCAACTATTACTTGGTGCCTAACTCTTTAAGGTCTCAGCAGTATTCAGTACCAAATTATGTGAAATTTATCATTCCTGAGTACAGAAAACTTCTTCAGAGACAATATGATCTTAGAGCACGGAGGGTTCTTGTAACAGGGACAGGTCCAATGGGTTGTGCCCCTGCAGAATTGGCCTTAAGGAGCAGAAATGGGAAATGCTCACCTGAACTGCAACAAGCTGCTGCTTTGTACAATCCTCAACTCACTGCAATGATTAAAAATCTCAACGAACAATATGGTTCAGACATCTTTATTGCTGCAAATACAGGCCAAATGAAAGCTAACTTTTTCAGTAATCCTCAAGCATTTG GATTTACCACATCAAAGGTAGCTTGTTGCGGGCAAGGACCTTATAATGGACTAGGACTATGCACATCAGCGTCAAACTTGTGCTCTAACAGGGATGAATATATGTTTTGGGATCCATTCCACCCATCAGAGAGGGCAAACAGACTCATTGTTCAACAAATCCTGAATGGCTCGACCAAATACATGAACCCCATGAACCTTAGCACCATCTTGGCCTTAGACTCCAGGACCTAA